A genomic stretch from Aedes albopictus strain Foshan chromosome 2, AalbF5, whole genome shotgun sequence includes:
- the LOC109397721 gene encoding uncharacterized protein LOC109397721, with the protein MPSTKREYSFLGCLLSPRLYGVIVGVVSLWAMMASLSASIYLMVKFNDFKDVPDSLKAYYRYAMVDTILILIGVTVVGFYLVGLYKVNEHYLMPFIVLLVLDFLGYIVSETMLRMNAPNNALPKDRWKQNLMEMVIFTCLFGLTTHIYRIFKHKRLMEEQRFGGYRSISSSAENIGM; encoded by the exons ATGCCTTCCACCAAACGCGAGTATTCTTTTCTGGGGTGCCTTCTGAGTCCTCGGTTGTACGGTGTGATTGTGGGTGTGGTCAGTCTGTGGGCCATGATGGCCTCGCTGTCGGCGTCCATCTATCTGATGGTGAAGTTCAACGACTTCAAGGACGTTCCGGACAGCT TGAAAGCCTATTATCGGTACGCTATGGTTGATACGATACTGATATTGATTGGCGTGACCGTTGTTGGGTTCTATCTAGTCGGTCTTTACAAA GTCAACGAGCACTATTTGATGCCGTTCATAGTGCTACTCGTGCTGGACTTTTTGGGCTACATTGTGTCTGAGACGATGCTGAGAATGAATGCACCCAACAACGCACTGCCAAAGGACCGCTGGAAGCAAAATCTCATGGAGATGG TGATATTTACCTGCCTGTTTGGACTGACGACCCACATCTATCGGATCTTCAAGCACAAAAGACTAATGGAGGAGCAAAGGTTCGGCGGTTATCGGAGTATTTCCAGCAGTGCCGAGAATATTGGGATGTAG
- the LOC115255793 gene encoding uncharacterized protein LOC115255793 has product MVCFSDIKFHGYFIGTLAGLLEMASLGLSLYSHCVGGKGGGENGLAGDLQDLVSTSFADYIGDGLIVIAVGLMIYGIYKENRYCLIPFTLAICFDWVSYIVLNLDRSLPGHVWLLTSAFFIYVLVAMIGLFILFSMVIETPKDTDRRFVKFGSPDEAIV; this is encoded by the exons ATGGTTTGCTTCTCGGATATCAAATTTCACGGTTATTTCATTGGGACGCTGGCCGGGCTGTTGGAAATGGCTTCGCTGGGTCTGTCGCTGTACTCTCACTGCGTGGGCGGGAAAGGTGGCGGTGAAAATGGATTAGCAGGGGACC TGCAAGATTTGGTCAGCACATCGTTTGCAGATTATATTGGAGATGGACTTATTGTGATTGCAGTCGGACTGATGATTTACGGGATTTACAAG GAAAATCGCTACTGCCTAATCCCGTTCACCCTGGCCATTTGCTTCGACTGGGTGTCCTACATTGTGCTTAATCTGGACCGCTCGCTGCCCGGTCACGTGTGGCTTCTGACATCAG CATTCTTCATCTACGTGCTGGTGGCAATGATTGGCCTGTTTATTCTGTTCAGCATGGTAATCGAAACGCCAAAGGATACCGATCGTCGATTTGTGAAATTTGGCAGTCCGGATGAGGCTATCGTATGA